The following are from one region of the Tistrella mobilis genome:
- a CDS encoding MotE family protein translates to MQRRSGPLGLRLLPATIFVAALMLSVRVVDIFDGRDPAVEIGVGGAPAEAQAVPPTPPEGKPGTEGGAAPAEAAPAQPAATEPAPAPDRPIATDAFRTPDVPSGSEGSEPIDVSKLTRGEVAVLQRLSERRRELDERQSRVDERERLLAAMETRIDDKIAQLRSIQTEIESLLGKVSEAQESEYQRLVRIYEAMEPEDAARIFQGLDLPVLMQVMERMKERRTAPILAQMDPVRAREVTTELAERRKLPPGAEGAVEGGTLATPAAPGNGN, encoded by the coding sequence GTGCAGCGCCGCTCGGGCCCGCTTGGCCTGCGTTTGCTGCCGGCGACGATCTTCGTGGCGGCCTTGATGCTGTCGGTGCGCGTGGTCGACATCTTCGACGGCCGGGATCCGGCGGTGGAGATCGGTGTCGGCGGCGCGCCCGCCGAAGCGCAGGCCGTGCCGCCGACCCCGCCCGAGGGCAAGCCCGGCACCGAGGGGGGCGCTGCCCCGGCTGAGGCCGCGCCGGCCCAGCCTGCCGCGACCGAGCCTGCACCGGCACCCGACCGTCCGATCGCGACCGACGCCTTCCGCACCCCCGACGTCCCATCGGGGAGCGAGGGGTCCGAGCCGATCGACGTGAGCAAGCTGACCCGCGGCGAGGTGGCCGTGCTGCAGCGCCTGTCCGAACGTCGCCGCGAGCTTGACGAACGTCAGTCCCGGGTCGACGAGCGCGAGCGGCTGCTGGCGGCGATGGAGACCCGCATCGACGACAAGATCGCCCAGCTCCGTTCCATCCAGACCGAGATCGAGTCCCTGCTCGGCAAGGTCAGCGAGGCACAGGAGAGTGAATATCAGCGCCTGGTCCGCATCTACGAGGCGATGGAGCCCGAAGATGCCGCCCGGATCTTCCAGGGCCTGGACCTGCCGGTGCTGATGCAGGTGATGGAACGTATGAAAGAGCGCCGCACCGCGCCGATCCTGGCCCAGATGGACCCGGTCCGCGCGCGTGAGGTGACGACGGAACTCGCCGAGCGGCGCAAGCTGCCGCCCGGCGCAGAAGGTGCAGTGGAGGGCGGGACGCTCGCAACCCCGGCTGCTCCCGGAAACGGCAACTGA
- a CDS encoding DUF6468 domain-containing protein gives MSFSLGMILDVTLVVLLGATIGYCVALHRRLGELRAAQSELPRLIDNFIEATRRAEAGIAGLKAASAATADEIGPKLGEAQVLREDLAFMIDHGGKLADRLEAAVRVARVEAQSRAAAPLASARPEPVERGGPADRGGPGRRNGAAEPQAHDFDDEDDDRPLRAERPAATPEPAQPRAQRSRAETTAAILRMLKGGD, from the coding sequence ATGAGCTTCAGCCTGGGCATGATTCTCGACGTGACGCTGGTGGTGCTGCTGGGCGCCACCATCGGCTATTGCGTTGCCCTGCACCGGCGCCTGGGGGAGCTGCGTGCCGCCCAGAGCGAACTGCCCAGACTGATCGACAATTTCATCGAAGCCACCCGCCGGGCCGAGGCCGGCATCGCCGGGCTGAAGGCGGCCAGCGCCGCCACTGCCGACGAGATCGGGCCCAAGCTGGGCGAGGCGCAGGTCCTGCGTGAGGATCTGGCCTTCATGATCGACCATGGCGGCAAGCTGGCCGACCGGCTGGAAGCCGCCGTCCGGGTGGCGCGGGTGGAGGCACAGAGCCGTGCCGCCGCCCCCCTGGCCTCCGCACGGCCCGAACCTGTCGAGCGGGGCGGGCCGGCTGATCGGGGCGGGCCGGGCCGGCGCAACGGCGCCGCCGAGCCCCAGGCCCATGATTTCGACGACGAGGACGACGACCGGCCGTTGCGCGCGGAGCGGCCGGCGGCGACACCCGAACCCGCACAGCCGCGCGCCCAGCGCAGCCGCGCCGAAACCACGGCCGCGATCCTGCGCATGCTGAAGGGGGGTGACTGA
- a CDS encoding protein phosphatase CheZ — protein MNVKGNLRADLQQRIDTLRAERGENVQLSEVTEVVEALLGTMDGDITAQELQLYGELNELATYIQRAKLEIAELSPHEIRTDHIPSATDELDAIVGATEVATSNILDAVETIETALDGMEGEAADRMRDQVTRIYEACNFQDVTGQRIGKVVKTLKYIEIKIDAMISVFGDMGEAEKAPADPSHKTWKDVVSRVDDDQTLEGPASNDDAIRQEDIDALFD, from the coding sequence ATGAACGTCAAAGGCAATCTGCGTGCCGACCTGCAGCAGCGTATCGATACGCTGCGTGCCGAACGCGGCGAGAACGTGCAGCTCTCGGAAGTGACCGAAGTGGTCGAGGCGCTGCTCGGCACGATGGATGGCGACATCACCGCCCAGGAGCTGCAGCTCTACGGCGAACTGAACGAACTCGCGACCTACATCCAGCGTGCCAAGCTCGAAATCGCCGAGCTGAGCCCGCATGAGATCCGGACCGATCACATCCCGTCGGCCACCGACGAGCTGGATGCCATCGTGGGCGCGACCGAGGTTGCGACCAGCAACATCCTGGATGCGGTCGAGACCATCGAGACCGCGCTCGACGGCATGGAAGGCGAGGCTGCCGACCGGATGCGCGATCAGGTGACCCGCATCTACGAGGCCTGCAACTTCCAGGACGTGACCGGCCAGCGCATCGGCAAGGTCGTCAAGACGCTGAAGTATATCGAGATCAAGATCGACGCCATGATCTCGGTCTTCGGCGATATGGGCGAGGCGGAGAAGGCCCCGGCCGACCCGTCGCACAAGACCTGGAAGGACGTGGTCTCGCGCGTCGACGACGATCAGACCCTGGAAGGGCCGGCGTCGAACGACGATGCGATCCGCCAGGAAGACATCGACGCGCTGTTCGATTGA
- a CDS encoding response regulator translates to MSVDLNMPILIVDDYKTMLRIIRNLLKQLDFVNVDEATDGGMALRKLREKKYGLVISDWNMEPMTGLQLLKEVRKDVKLKDTPFIMITAESKTENVLAAKEAGVNNYIVKPFNAETLKSKLVAVLGPF, encoded by the coding sequence ATGAGTGTCGACCTCAACATGCCGATCCTGATCGTCGACGATTACAAGACGATGCTGCGGATCATCCGTAACCTGCTGAAGCAGCTCGACTTCGTGAACGTCGACGAGGCGACCGACGGCGGCATGGCCCTGCGCAAGCTGCGCGAGAAGAAGTATGGGCTGGTCATCTCCGACTGGAACATGGAGCCGATGACCGGTCTCCAGCTGCTCAAGGAAGTGCGCAAGGACGTGAAGCTGAAGGACACCCCCTTCATCATGATCACGGCCGAAAGCAAGACCGAGAACGTGCTGGCGGCCAAGGAAGCCGGCGTGAACAACTACATCGTGAAGCCGTTCAACGCCGAGACGCTCAAGTCGAAGCTTGTTGCGGTCCTCGGGCCGTTCTGA